The sequence GTATAAAATTAACAAATATAGAAGCTGTAAAAAAATTAGGAATTGATCCTAATGAAATGATAGAAATCGGAGTAAGTTGCAGCCTTCAACAACTAATTGAACATGGTTTCTTTCATGCAGATCCTCATCCAGGAAATATCTTAGCAATGGATGATGGCAGGTTATGCTATTTAGATTTTGGGATGATGAGCGATATTACACAACAATCAAGAGTTGGATTAATAAGAGCTGTTGTACATCTAGTAAATAGAAAATTTGATAAACTTTCCAAAGATTTTGTTCAATTAGGTTTTTTATCAGAAGAAGTCGATTTAACTCCTATAGCGCCTGCTTTTGAAAGTGTATTTACCAGCGCATTAGAAATAGGAGTAAATAAAATGGATTTCAAAGCTGTAACAGATGATATGTCTGGTATTATGTATAAATTTCCATTTAAATTACCACCTTATTACGCACTTATTATCAGATCATTAATTACTTTAGAAGGCATAGCTCTAAGCGTAGATCCAGATTTCAAAATACTTGGAGCTGCATATCCTTATTTCGCAAGAAGATTAATGGAAGATGAAAATCCAGAACTAAGAAATAGTTTAAAAGAAATGCTTTTTGATGAAAATAGTTTAAAATTAGAAAGATTAGATGACCTATTATCAAGCGCTACTAAAGAAAAGAAATTAGACAGTGAAAAAATATTAGATCAAACAATAGATTTTTTATTTTCAAAAAATGGTGATACTCTTAGAAATGAATTAGTTAGTATTTTAGCTATGAAGATAGATTCTATTGGTTGGAAAACTATAATTAAACTCAATAATAAACTCCCATTGAAAATTCGTTCAAAAACGATAGAGAAATCAGCAAAGATAAATAATAATAAAATTTTAAATTTATCTTCAATTCAAAAAATGTTTAATACATCTAGAATGAATCCAGGATTCAAAAGAAAAATAATATTCAAACAAATCCCTAGAATATTAATAACTAAAGATACATACAAAATGGGTTTGGGACTAATGCAAAAAACCTCCGAAAAAGGTCTAGTAAGATTAGTCAAAGTTGCAGCAGGTGTAGAACAATAAATGAACCTAAAAAAAAGCCAAATTTTATTATTAATATTGTTATTTTTTAGTCCAAGCGTTAAAGGAGCAGAAAGATTATTTCTCTACAAAGGTACATTTAGTAGAAATATAAAAATTGAAGAATTATATAAATTTAGAGAAACAGAAATACCTAGTACTAAATTAAAAAATCTAATAAGAATAACCAATCAAAACGAAAAAGAACTCCTTAAATTTTTATCTTATGAAATAGAAATACCTTTAACTGCTAGTAGCAAATTAATGAATAGTAAAATAGGAGAAGTTTTTTTAAGCAGACTATCTAAAATTGTTCATCCAAACAAAATATTAGATAAAAAAATAGGCATAAAAGCAATAAGGTCTGGACTTATTTTAAGTTCATATAAAAATAATCAAAAAATTAATCTCATCGATTTCTTTAGTTCTTATCCGACAAAAAATATAGCTATTAATCTAAACGCACTAAGCAAAGCACTTAAAAAAGTAGAATCAGTAAAAGAATTAATCGAATTCTATTCAGATTCTCCATTTAAAAAACTAAAAGATGGAAGGTCTAGCACTTAGATTACTTAAAACTACTTGCAGATGAAGTGGCATTTTCGAAAAAATTAAAACAGCTTTTCACTTCTACTCCCAAAAAAAATAATTGGGAAGGTCTTATAGAAGCATACAAACCCTGGTTACCCGTAACAAAAAAAACACCAATCATCACTTTAAAAGAAGGTGCAACTCCTCTAATAGAAATAAAATCAATATCTGATCGAATTGGTAATGGCGTTAAAGTATATGCCAAATATGACGGACTAAATCCAACAGGATCGTTTAAAGATAGAGGTATGACAATGGCAATAAGTAAAGCAAAGGAATCAGGATGCGAAGCCGTAATTTGTGCAAGTACAGGTAACACCTCAGCATCTGCAGCTGCATATGCAAGAAAAGGTGGAATGAGAGCTTTTGTAGTTATTCCAGATGGATATGTAGCTCAAGGTAAACTTGCTCAAGCATTGGTTTATGGTGCAGAAGTTTTAGCCATTAAAGGAAATTTTGATAAAGCGTTAGATATTGTTAGAGAATTATCAGATAAATACCCAATAACTCTCGTCAATTCAGTAAATCCTTTCAGATTACAAGGTCAAAAAACAGCTGCTTTTGAAATAATAGAAAACCTTGGAAATGCTCCTGATTGGTTATGTATACCAATGGGAAATGCAGGAAACATAAGTGCTTATTGGATGGGTTTTGAAGAATTTTTTAGAGCCAATAAATGTAAACAATTACCTAGAATGATGGGTTTTCAAGCAACCGGATCTGCTCCTTTAGTAGAAGGAAGAAGCATTGAAAATCCAGAAACAATAGCAACTGCAATTAGAATAGGAAATCCTGTTAACAAAGAAAAAGCTTTTCAAGCAAAAAAATCTAGCAATGGTAAATTTTCGTCAGTAACAGATGAAGAAATACTTAATGCATACAAAATTCTAGGAAAAGAAGAAGGTATTTTTTGCGAGCCAGCTAGTGCGGCTTCTGTAGCTGGATTATTAAAACTTAAAAATGAAGTCCCAAAAAACTCAACTATTGTTTGTGTTCTTACTGGTAATGGTTTAAAAGATCCTGACTGTGCAATAAAAAAT comes from Prochlorococcus marinus XMU1408 and encodes:
- a CDS encoding ABC1 kinase family protein gives rise to the protein MAEELSDFIEASGLLEYDPKAIDIIYKKNPIRLLRRLWQTLLPIGLFLLGVGWEKLIGSLEKNERQTFRAKEFTKLLVDLGPAFIKAGQALSTRPDIVPPIVLEELAQLQDQLPGFESKLAMACIEEDLEEKVENIFHEIDKEPISAASLGQVHKAILKNGEKVAVKIQRPGLREQITLDLYIVRNIAIWFKNNIGIIRSDLVALIDELGKRIFEEMDYINEANNAEKFKKLHSTNNKIAVPKIYREATSRRVLTMEWIDGIKLTNIEAVKKLGIDPNEMIEIGVSCSLQQLIEHGFFHADPHPGNILAMDDGRLCYLDFGMMSDITQQSRVGLIRAVVHLVNRKFDKLSKDFVQLGFLSEEVDLTPIAPAFESVFTSALEIGVNKMDFKAVTDDMSGIMYKFPFKLPPYYALIIRSLITLEGIALSVDPDFKILGAAYPYFARRLMEDENPELRNSLKEMLFDENSLKLERLDDLLSSATKEKKLDSEKILDQTIDFLFSKNGDTLRNELVSILAMKIDSIGWKTIIKLNNKLPLKIRSKTIEKSAKINNNKILNLSSIQKMFNTSRMNPGFKRKIIFKQIPRILITKDTYKMGLGLMQKTSEKGLVRLVKVAAGVEQ
- a CDS encoding alpha/beta hydrolase; this translates as MNLKKSQILLLILLFFSPSVKGAERLFLYKGTFSRNIKIEELYKFRETEIPSTKLKNLIRITNQNEKELLKFLSYEIEIPLTASSKLMNSKIGEVFLSRLSKIVHPNKILDKKIGIKAIRSGLILSSYKNNQKINLIDFFSSYPTKNIAINLNALSKALKKVESVKELIEFYSDSPFKKLKDGRSST
- the thrC gene encoding threonine synthase, with product MAFSKKLKQLFTSTPKKNNWEGLIEAYKPWLPVTKKTPIITLKEGATPLIEIKSISDRIGNGVKVYAKYDGLNPTGSFKDRGMTMAISKAKESGCEAVICASTGNTSASAAAYARKGGMRAFVVIPDGYVAQGKLAQALVYGAEVLAIKGNFDKALDIVRELSDKYPITLVNSVNPFRLQGQKTAAFEIIENLGNAPDWLCIPMGNAGNISAYWMGFEEFFRANKCKQLPRMMGFQATGSAPLVEGRSIENPETIATAIRIGNPVNKEKAFQAKKSSNGKFSSVTDEEILNAYKILGKEEGIFCEPASAASVAGLLKLKNEVPKNSTIVCVLTGNGLKDPDCAIKNNDSIFHTAVEAEVHSITKKIGF